A genomic stretch from Microbacterium proteolyticum includes:
- a CDS encoding uracil-xanthine permease family protein encodes MFRWKLHGNGRTVEPGAVVAPDERLTWGATIAIGLQHVIAMFGATFLVPVLTGFPVSTTLLFSGVGTLLFLLVTKNRLPSYLGSSFAFIAPITAATATAGTGSALAGIVAVGVLLAAIGFVVQFVGLGWVDKVMPPVVAGAIVALIGFNLAPVAWSNFQLQPLPGTITLIAVILFSVLFRGFLGRISIFLGVIVGYVATVLIQAATGETLIDFAAVEAAPWVGLPTFQVADFASPATWSVIAMFLPVVLVLVAENVGHVRGVAAMTDATANRSTGRALIADGVATTLAGTFGGSGTTTYGENIGVMAATRVYSTAVYWVAGLTAIVLSLSPKVGAVFNTIPPGVLGGVTTALYGLIGIIGIKIWVDNRVDFSRPVNQYTGAVALVLAIAGFTMQFGDFQLGAIVLGSVAALVIYHLGNAIARARKTGADDGGPIPAVGPLGGDPR; translated from the coding sequence ATGTTCCGCTGGAAGCTGCACGGCAACGGGCGCACCGTCGAACCGGGGGCCGTCGTCGCCCCCGACGAGCGCCTGACCTGGGGCGCCACGATCGCGATCGGGCTGCAGCACGTCATCGCGATGTTCGGCGCGACGTTCCTCGTGCCGGTGCTGACCGGGTTCCCCGTGTCGACAACACTGCTGTTCTCGGGCGTGGGCACGCTGCTGTTCCTCCTCGTCACGAAGAACCGCCTCCCCAGCTACCTGGGCTCGTCGTTCGCGTTCATCGCGCCCATCACCGCCGCGACCGCCACCGCCGGCACGGGTTCCGCCCTCGCGGGCATCGTCGCCGTCGGCGTGCTGTTGGCCGCCATCGGCTTCGTCGTGCAGTTCGTCGGCCTCGGCTGGGTCGACAAGGTCATGCCGCCCGTCGTCGCCGGCGCGATCGTCGCCCTCATCGGCTTCAACCTCGCCCCCGTCGCGTGGTCGAACTTCCAGCTGCAGCCGCTGCCCGGCACGATCACGCTGATCGCCGTCATCCTGTTCAGCGTGCTGTTCCGCGGCTTCCTCGGGCGCATCTCGATCTTCCTCGGCGTGATCGTCGGCTACGTCGCGACGGTGCTCATCCAGGCCGCCACGGGCGAGACGCTCATCGATTTCGCCGCCGTCGAGGCCGCTCCCTGGGTCGGGCTGCCGACGTTCCAGGTCGCGGACTTCGCGTCGCCCGCGACCTGGTCGGTGATCGCGATGTTCCTCCCCGTCGTGCTGGTGCTCGTGGCCGAGAACGTCGGGCACGTGCGCGGTGTGGCGGCGATGACGGATGCCACGGCCAACCGCTCCACCGGACGCGCCCTCATCGCCGACGGCGTCGCCACCACCCTCGCCGGAACCTTCGGCGGCTCGGGCACGACGACGTACGGCGAGAACATCGGCGTGATGGCCGCGACGCGCGTGTACTCGACGGCGGTGTACTGGGTGGCCGGCCTGACCGCGATCGTGCTGAGCCTGTCGCCGAAGGTCGGCGCGGTGTTCAACACCATTCCGCCGGGGGTGCTGGGCGGTGTGACGACCGCGCTGTACGGCCTCATCGGCATCATCGGCATCAAGATCTGGGTCGACAACCGCGTCGACTTCTCGCGCCCGGTCAACCAGTACACCGGCGCCGTGGCCCTGGTGCTCGCGATCGCCGGCTTCACGATGCAGTTCGGCGACTTCCAACTCGGCGCCATCGTGCTCGGCTCTGTCGCCGCCCTGGTGATCTACCACCTCGGCAACGCCATCGCCCGTGCCCGCAAGACCGGCGCCGACGACGGCGGCCCGATCCCCGCGGTGGGTCCGCTGGGCGGCGACCCGCGCTGA
- the nhaA gene encoding Na+/H+ antiporter NhaA translates to MSPDTVRAPSWPGYAEVHRVTTLLRRESVGGMLLVSAAIAAIVWANSPASDAYFALRDVRFGFASWHLELSVGAWAADGLLAVFFFLVGLELKREMVAGSLRRFDTAIVPVTAAFAGVAVPALIYVAVVHTQPSLLAGWAIPTATDIAFAVAVLALVGSHLPGPLRIFLLTLAVVDDLIAIAIIAIFYTSDISLLPLAVFIVLVGVYGVIAHRGRAWFARTPWGAWVVLLPIGFAAWAFLHASGVHATIAGVALAFTVPVAASRRRPQTRGMDLAEQFEHRFRPLSAGIAVPIFAFFAAGVSVGGGDGLLRALADPVTIGVVAGLVLGKPLGILLGVRLLTLVTRVRLDPALKWIDLAGVGLLAGIGFTVSLLIAELSFPAGSPHTDDAKIAIMVASLVASLLASAVLLVRNRRYKQLALAEEVDADGDGVPDVYQQPVDRDR, encoded by the coding sequence ATGAGCCCTGACACCGTGCGCGCACCGAGCTGGCCCGGCTACGCCGAAGTCCACCGCGTCACCACCCTCCTGCGCCGGGAGTCCGTCGGCGGGATGCTGCTCGTGAGCGCGGCGATCGCCGCCATCGTCTGGGCGAACTCCCCCGCGTCCGATGCGTACTTCGCTCTGCGCGACGTCCGATTCGGCTTCGCCTCCTGGCACCTCGAACTCAGCGTGGGCGCCTGGGCCGCCGACGGACTCCTCGCGGTCTTCTTCTTCCTGGTCGGCCTCGAGCTCAAGCGCGAGATGGTCGCGGGGAGCCTCCGCCGCTTCGACACCGCCATCGTCCCGGTCACGGCCGCCTTCGCCGGTGTCGCGGTGCCCGCCCTCATCTACGTCGCCGTGGTGCACACGCAGCCGAGTCTGCTCGCGGGTTGGGCGATCCCCACGGCCACCGACATCGCGTTCGCGGTCGCCGTGCTGGCCCTGGTCGGCTCGCACCTGCCCGGGCCGCTGCGGATCTTCCTGCTGACCCTGGCGGTGGTCGACGACCTCATCGCGATCGCCATCATCGCGATCTTCTACACCAGCGACATCTCGCTGCTTCCGCTCGCCGTCTTCATCGTGCTCGTCGGGGTCTACGGCGTGATCGCCCACCGCGGCCGCGCGTGGTTCGCGCGCACGCCGTGGGGCGCGTGGGTCGTGCTGCTGCCGATCGGCTTCGCCGCGTGGGCGTTCCTGCACGCATCCGGCGTCCATGCCACGATCGCCGGCGTCGCCCTCGCCTTCACGGTTCCGGTGGCCGCGTCGCGGCGCCGACCCCAGACACGGGGCATGGACCTTGCGGAGCAGTTCGAGCACCGCTTCCGTCCCCTCTCGGCGGGCATCGCCGTGCCGATCTTCGCGTTCTTCGCCGCGGGCGTCTCCGTCGGCGGCGGCGACGGCCTGCTCCGCGCCCTGGCCGACCCCGTCACGATCGGCGTCGTCGCGGGGCTCGTGCTGGGCAAGCCCCTCGGCATCCTGCTCGGTGTGCGCCTGCTCACGCTCGTCACGCGCGTTCGCCTCGACCCGGCGCTGAAGTGGATCGACCTCGCGGGAGTCGGGCTGCTGGCCGGCATCGGATTCACCGTGTCGCTGTTGATCGCCGAGCTCAGCTTCCCCGCGGGCTCCCCGCACACCGACGACGCGAAGATCGCGATCATGGTCGCCTCGCTCGTGGCATCCCTTCTCGCCTCCGCCGTGCTGCTCGTGCGCAACCGCCGCTACAAGCAGCTCGCCCTCGCGGAAGAAGTGGATGCCGACGGCGACGGCGTGCCCGACGTGTACCAGCAGCCGGTCGACCGCGACCGCTGA
- a CDS encoding LacI family DNA-binding transcriptional regulator, with the protein MELAPVRGSATIEEVAARAGVSRSTVSRVVNGSTAVSPTALEAVRRAIDELQYEPNRAARSLASRQTRAIALVIPEQTDRFFGDPFFASIVAGISEVVAASDYLMNMLIASDDASAKALAYLRGGSVDGAIVASHHTSDTFLERIPDVVPLVYGGRPARVRDEDYYVDVDNVAGGRAATAFLIERGHRRIATVSGPADMTAGIDRLRGFHDAMAPAGLTPVAVESGDFSESGGALAMDRILTATDGLDAVFVASDLMARGAYAALRARGVEPGRDVAVIGFDDSSVSTALAPALTTVRQPSLEQGRRMASVLLDLLAGRPAAHATILPTEIVRRASS; encoded by the coding sequence ATGGAGCTCGCACCCGTACGGGGAAGTGCGACGATCGAAGAAGTGGCGGCCCGCGCCGGCGTCTCGCGATCGACGGTCTCGCGCGTGGTCAACGGTTCCACCGCGGTCTCGCCTACCGCCCTCGAAGCCGTGCGCCGTGCGATCGACGAGCTGCAGTACGAGCCCAACCGGGCGGCGCGCTCGCTCGCCAGCCGGCAGACGCGGGCGATCGCGCTCGTCATCCCCGAGCAGACCGACCGGTTCTTCGGCGACCCGTTCTTCGCCTCGATCGTCGCCGGCATCAGCGAGGTGGTCGCCGCGAGCGACTACCTGATGAACATGCTGATCGCCAGCGACGACGCGAGCGCCAAGGCCCTCGCCTACCTCCGCGGCGGCAGCGTCGACGGGGCGATCGTCGCCTCGCACCACACGAGCGACACCTTCCTCGAGCGCATCCCCGATGTGGTTCCTCTCGTCTACGGGGGTCGGCCGGCGCGGGTGCGCGACGAGGACTACTACGTCGACGTCGACAACGTCGCGGGCGGCCGGGCCGCCACCGCCTTCCTCATCGAGCGCGGTCATCGCCGCATCGCGACGGTGTCGGGGCCGGCGGACATGACGGCCGGCATCGACCGCCTGCGGGGTTTCCACGACGCGATGGCCCCTGCGGGGCTCACTCCCGTCGCCGTCGAGAGCGGGGATTTCTCGGAGAGCGGCGGAGCGCTGGCGATGGACCGCATCCTGACCGCGACCGACGGACTCGACGCCGTCTTCGTCGCGAGCGACCTGATGGCGCGCGGCGCGTACGCGGCGCTCCGGGCGCGGGGTGTCGAGCCGGGGCGCGATGTCGCGGTGATCGGGTTCGACGACTCGTCGGTCTCGACAGCGCTCGCCCCCGCGTTGACCACCGTGCGCCAACCCTCGCTCGAGCAGGGACGGCGGATGGCATCCGTGCTCTTGGACCTCCTCGCGGGGCGCCCCGCGGCGCACGCGACGATCCTGCCGACCGAGATCGTGCGACGCGCGTCGTCCTGA
- a CDS encoding glycoside hydrolase family 1 protein, translating into MSHTRAFPDGFLFGAATAAYQIEGAAFEDGRTASIWDAFSRVPEAVINADNGDVACDHYHRYADDVQLMKTLGLQTYRFSTSWSRVRPDGGALNPKGVDFYKRLVDELLDAGILPWLTLYHWDLPQALQDRGGWTVRETSDLFTEYALDMHDALGDRVNVWTTLNEPWCSSFLSYTAGAHAPGHYSQAEGMLAAHHLLLGHGQTVRELRARDASLNLGLTLNLTVADAVNPADSADLDAARRVDGQFNRWFLDPVFRGQYPADIIKDFRDTDAEAVARWADAVQPGDLDIISTPIDSLGVNYYHGEFVGGTAPEVDPPAGDAPTARPIGKPFPAHDDLFWHDRGLPRTNMGWEVQPEGLTRLLEHVSEEYAAPAGTALYVTENGASFDDEVVVEDGATRVHDAERVAFVDAHLRAVLDAVDKGVDVRGYFYWSLMDNFEWAWGYAKRFGIVAVDYGTQERTIKDSGRHYARIIADRALATEPAV; encoded by the coding sequence ATGTCCCACACCCGAGCATTCCCCGACGGCTTCCTCTTCGGCGCCGCCACCGCCGCGTATCAGATCGAGGGAGCGGCGTTCGAGGACGGCCGCACGGCATCCATCTGGGACGCGTTCAGCCGCGTGCCCGAGGCCGTGATCAACGCCGACAACGGCGACGTCGCGTGCGATCACTACCACCGCTATGCCGACGACGTGCAGCTGATGAAGACGCTCGGACTGCAGACCTACCGCTTCTCCACGTCGTGGTCGCGCGTGCGCCCGGACGGCGGCGCGCTCAACCCGAAGGGCGTCGACTTCTACAAGCGGCTCGTCGACGAGCTGCTGGATGCCGGCATCCTCCCCTGGCTCACCCTCTACCACTGGGACCTCCCGCAGGCCCTGCAGGATCGCGGCGGCTGGACGGTGCGCGAGACCAGCGACCTCTTCACCGAGTACGCGCTCGACATGCACGACGCCCTCGGCGATCGGGTGAACGTGTGGACGACGCTGAACGAGCCGTGGTGCTCGTCGTTCCTCAGCTACACCGCCGGCGCGCACGCCCCCGGCCACTACTCTCAGGCCGAGGGAATGCTCGCAGCTCACCACCTGCTGCTCGGGCACGGGCAGACGGTGCGCGAGCTGCGCGCGCGCGATGCCTCGCTCAACCTGGGTCTCACGCTCAACCTCACGGTGGCGGATGCCGTGAACCCGGCGGACTCGGCCGACCTCGACGCCGCGCGACGCGTGGACGGGCAGTTCAACCGCTGGTTCCTCGACCCCGTGTTCCGCGGGCAGTATCCCGCCGACATCATCAAGGACTTCCGCGACACCGACGCCGAGGCCGTCGCCCGGTGGGCGGATGCCGTGCAGCCCGGCGACCTCGATATCATCTCGACGCCCATCGACTCGCTGGGGGTCAACTACTACCACGGCGAGTTCGTCGGCGGCACGGCGCCCGAGGTCGACCCGCCCGCGGGCGACGCTCCCACCGCGCGGCCGATCGGCAAGCCGTTCCCGGCGCACGACGACCTGTTCTGGCACGACCGGGGCCTCCCGCGCACCAACATGGGGTGGGAGGTGCAGCCCGAGGGGCTCACCCGCCTGCTCGAGCACGTGAGCGAGGAGTACGCCGCCCCCGCCGGTACCGCGCTCTACGTCACCGAGAACGGTGCCTCCTTCGACGACGAGGTCGTCGTCGAAGACGGGGCGACCCGCGTGCACGACGCCGAGCGGGTGGCATTCGTCGACGCGCACCTGCGGGCCGTTCTGGATGCCGTGGACAAGGGCGTCGACGTGCGCGGCTACTTCTACTGGTCGCTCATGGACAATTTCGAGTGGGCCTGGGGATACGCCAAGCGGTTCGGGATCGTCGCCGTCGACTACGGCACCCAGGAGCGCACGATCAAGGACTCGGGCCGGCATTACGCTCGCATCATCGCCGATCGCGCACTGGCCACCGAACCCGCGGTGTGA
- the purS gene encoding phosphoribosylformylglycinamidine synthase subunit PurS: protein MPTIVVDVMPKAELLDPQGKAVAGALSRLGEHRFSDVRIGKRFELTVDGEVDDATLARARELADEMLSNAVIEDVVNIEVVE, encoded by the coding sequence GTGCCCACCATCGTCGTCGACGTCATGCCCAAGGCCGAGCTTCTCGACCCCCAGGGAAAGGCCGTGGCCGGAGCCCTCTCGCGTCTCGGCGAGCACCGGTTCTCCGATGTGCGCATCGGCAAGCGGTTCGAGCTGACCGTCGACGGCGAGGTCGACGACGCCACGCTCGCGCGAGCCCGCGAGCTGGCCGACGAGATGCTCTCGAACGCCGTCATCGAAGACGTGGTCAACATCGAGGTCGTGGAATGA
- a CDS encoding GntR family transcriptional regulator: protein MTDERAPDQDALIDRIRHLWRADAETLPSEPRLAELTGASRNSVREALIRLEERGYVHRTQGARTSPNRRLPGVGRRIDEQFDHSLSIRAAGYEPTLEVVAAKRVTLDAGDDRYDDLPDGTAVLRTRKMWRVDGAPYALAEDLVPLPDDVDLDPRRPVFDLAEAANGIRVAWETLWIGAIALDAARAEVLDAEPGTPVIEMTYCGYGADDRIGYWSREVQLAAPAGLRNALIRRVRS, encoded by the coding sequence GTGACCGACGAGCGCGCCCCCGACCAGGACGCGCTCATCGACCGCATCCGGCATCTCTGGCGGGCGGATGCCGAGACGCTTCCCTCCGAGCCCCGCCTGGCCGAGCTCACCGGCGCGAGCCGCAACTCGGTGCGCGAGGCGCTGATCCGCCTCGAGGAGCGCGGGTACGTGCACCGCACCCAGGGCGCGCGCACCTCGCCCAACCGGCGGCTCCCCGGCGTCGGCCGACGCATCGACGAGCAGTTCGATCACTCCCTCTCGATCCGCGCGGCGGGCTACGAGCCCACCCTCGAGGTCGTCGCGGCCAAGCGCGTGACCCTCGATGCCGGTGACGATCGCTACGACGACCTCCCCGATGGCACCGCGGTCCTGCGCACGCGCAAGATGTGGCGGGTCGACGGCGCGCCCTACGCCCTCGCCGAAGATCTCGTGCCGCTCCCCGACGACGTAGACCTCGACCCGCGGCGGCCGGTGTTCGACCTCGCGGAGGCGGCCAACGGCATCCGGGTCGCGTGGGAGACGCTGTGGATCGGTGCCATCGCCCTCGACGCGGCTCGGGCGGAGGTCTTGGATGCCGAGCCCGGTACGCCCGTGATCGAGATGACGTATTGCGGGTACGGCGCCGACGACCGCATCGGGTACTGGTCGCGCGAGGTGCAGCTGGCCGCGCCCGCGGGTCTGCGTAACGCGCTGATCCGACGCGTGCGGTCCTGA